One window of the Epinephelus moara isolate mb chromosome 24, YSFRI_EMoa_1.0, whole genome shotgun sequence genome contains the following:
- the aurka gene encoding aurora kinase A — protein sequence MDSSARLKQTMDMKLQRPEVKTKDYGPKRIPVSHQSQTAVVTPTPHQRVLGVSNGPQRIQRPMSHQKSASHVSVAVKSAHPADQNVNPATQAVNRAPQPQPQRISQHNQQDKDKTKTAVPKVNPEPVKPPSEPAKQEKPQNKPTKNDPSNASSSSKRWSLENFDIGRPLGKGKFGNVYLARERQSKFILALKVLFKNQLEKAGVEHQLRREVEIQSHLRHPNILRLYGYFHDASRVYLILEFAPKGELYSELQRCGFFPEARSATYIMELADALNYCHTKKVIHRDIKPENLLLGANGELKIADFGWSVHTPSSRRSTLCGTLDYLPPEMIEGKTHDEKVDLWSLGVLCYEFLVGKPPFETRSHEETYRKISRVEYTYPAQSNITAGAKDLVARLLKHNPMQRLPIHGVLSHPWVVENSTKKPTTMNVEVPSE from the exons ATGGACTCGTCTGCCAGGCTCAAGCAGACAATGGACATGAAACTCCAAAGGCCTGAAGTGAAG ACAAAGGATTATGGGCCAAAGCGGATTCCTGTGTCACATCAGTCCCAGACGGCTGTAGTTACACCAACTCCTCACCAGAGGGTCCTCGGCGTGTCAAATGGGCCCCAACGCATTCAGCGGCCTATGAGCCATCAGAAGTCAGCATCTCATGTCTCTGTCGCTGTCAAGTCCGCGCACCCTGCCGATCAAAATGTGAACCCTGCTACTCAGGCTGTAAATCGTGCACCACAACCCCAACCCCAACGTATTTCCCAGCACAACCAGcaagacaaagacaagacaaagaCAGCCGTGCCCAAGGTGAACCCAGAGCCGGTGAAACCACCGTCAGAACCGGCAAAGCAGGAGAAGCCACAGA aCAAACCTACCAAGAATGATCCTTCAAACGCCTCTTCATCAAG CAAGCGGTGGAGCCTGGAGAATTTTGACATCGGTCGTCCCCTGGGAAAGGGTAAATTTGGCAATGTCTACCTGGCCAGGGAGCGACAGAGTAAGTTCATCTTGGCCCTGAAGGTGCTCTTCAAGAACCAGCTGGAGAAGGCCGGGGTGGAGCACCAGCTGAGGAGGGAAGTGGAGATCCAGTCTCACCTCAG GCACCCGAATATCCTCCGCCTCTACGGTTACTTCCATGACGCATCTCGTGTGTATCTCATCCTGGAGTTTGCACCCAAGGGTGAGCTGTACAGTGAGCTGCAGCGCTGTGGATTTTTCCCTGAGGCCAGAAGTGCCACA TACATCATGGAGCTGGCAGACGCCCTCAACTATTGCCACACCAAGAAGGTGATCCACAGGGACATCAAACCAGAAAACCTTTTACTGGGGGCCAACGGGGAGCTGAAGATTGCAGATTTTGGCTGGTCTGTTCACACACCCTCCTCCAG GAGGTCCACGCTGTGTGGAACACTGGACTACTTGCCACCGGAGATGATTGAGGGAAAAACTCATGACGAAAAGGTGGACCTGTGGAGCCTGGGCGTCCTTTGCTACGAATTCCTGGTCGGAAAACCCCCCTTTGAAACAAGAAGTCATGAGGAGACCTACCGCAAGATATCAAGG GTGGAGTACACTTACCCTGCACAGTCCAATATCACCGCTGGAGCCAAAGACTTGGTTGCCAGGTTGCTGAAGCACAACCCTATGCAAAGGCTGCCCATCCATGGAGTCCTATCCCACCCATGGGTGGTTGAGAACTCCACCAAGAAGCCCACGACTATGAACGTTGAAGTGCCCAGCGAGTGA
- the prelid3b gene encoding PRELI domain containing protein 3B produces MKFWTSEHIFNHPWETVTKAAMQKYPNPMNPSVIGVDVLDRSIDKQGRLHSQRLLSTEWGLPSIVKSIIGNSRTYTYVQEHSVVDPKEKTFELQSSNITFTNMVSVDEKLTYKPHPEDQNKTILTQEAIISVKGVSLSSYLEGVMASTISSNAGKGREAMEWVIRRLNAEIEELAATARGTIRAPMAAAVTEK; encoded by the exons ATGAAGTTCTGGACATCAGAGCACATATTCAA CCATCCTTGGGAGACAGTGACCAAGGCTGCCATGCAGAAGTACCCCAACCCCATGAACCCCAGTGTGATCGGAGTGGATGTTTTGGACAGGAGCATCGACAAACAGGGACGCCTGCACAGTCAGAGGCTGCTCAGCACAGAGTGGGGTCTCCCATCCATAGTGAAATCT ATCATTGGTAACTCACGAACATACACCTATGTTCAGGAACACTCTGTTGTGGATCCCAAAGAGAAGACTTTTGAGCTTCAGTCCTCAAAT ATCACTTTCACTAACATGGTGTCTGTGGATGAAAAGTTGACATACAAGCCACATCCTGAGGACCAGAACAA AACAATACTGACCCAGGAGGCGATCATATCTGTGAAAGGAGTCAGTCTCAGCAGTTACTTGGAGGGGGTTATGGCAAGCACCATCTCTTCTAACGCTGGAAAG GGCCGTGAAGCCATGGAGTGGGTGATCAGGCGACTGAATGCAGAAATCGAGGAGCTGGCAGCTACAGCACGCGGGACCATACGTGCCCCCATGGCTGCTGCGGTCACTGAGAAATGA
- the tubb1 gene encoding tubulin beta-1 chain, whose amino-acid sequence MREIVHLQIGQCGNQIGSKFWEVISEEHGLNATGLYEGDSNLQLERVNVYFNEAHGGKYVPRALLVDLEPGTMDSVRGSRIGSLFRPDNFIHGSSGAGNNWAKGHYTEGAELVEQVVDRVRNESESCDCLQGFQLVHSLGGGTGSGMGTLIINKIREEYPDRIMNTFSVMPSPKVSDTVVEPYNATLSVHQLLENTDETFCIDNEALYDICFRTLKLTTPTYGDLNHLVCMTMSGVTTSLRFPGQLNADLRKLAVNMVPFPRLHFFMPGFAPLTARGSQQYRALSVPELTQQMFDARNMMTACDPRRGRYLTVAGIFRGRMSTKQVDEQMLAMQQKNSNYFVDWIPHNVKVAVCDIPPRGLKMASTFIGNNTAIQEIFRRVGEQFSLMFRRKAFLHWYTGEGMDEMEFTEAEGNLNDLVSEYQQYQDATADIDWEAEEEEEEGPSSRGSTKVQSQMEVTLETVTETSKETVDE is encoded by the exons ATGCGTGAAATTGTGCATCTGCAAATTGGACAATGTGGCAACCAGATCGGCTCAAAG TTTTGGGAGGTGATCAGTGAAGAACATGGGCTCAATGCAACAGGCCTCTATGAAGGAGACAGCAACCTCCAACTGGAGAGGGTCAACGTCTACTTCAATGAGGCACATG GTGGTAAATACGTCCCCAGGGCCCTGCTGGTTGACCTGGAGCCCGGTACGATGGACAGCGTGAGAGGAAGTCGCATCGGCTCCCTGTTTAGGCCAGACAACTTCATCCACG GAAGCTCAGGAGCCGGGAATAACTGGGCGAAGGGCCACTACACGGAGGGAGCGGAGCTGGTGGAGCAGGTGGTTGACAGAGTGAGGAACGAAAGTGAGAGCTGTGATTGCCTGCAGGGCTTTCAGCTGGTTCACTCACTGGGGGGTGGCACCGGCTCCGGCATGGGAACCCTCATCATCAACAAGATCCGAGAGGAGTACCCTGACCGCATCATGAACACCTTCAGTGTCATGCCCTCCCCGAAAGTCTCTGACACAGTGGTGGAGCCCTACAACGCCACCCTGTCCGTCCACCAACTCCTGGAGAACACAGACGAGACCTTCTGCATCGACAACGAGGCCCTCTATGACATCTGCTTCCGCACGCTGAAACTGACCACACCGACCTACGGGGACCTCAACCACTTGGTCTGCATGACCATGAGCGGGGTCACGACCTCTCTGAGATTCCCCGGACAGCTCAACGCAGACCTGAGGAAGCTGGCTGTCAACATGGTGCCTTTCCCTCGCCTCCACTTCTTCATGCCAGGCTTTGCCCCCCTGACGGCCCGCGGCAGCCAGCAGTATAGAGCCCTCAGTGTGCCTGAGCTCACTCAGCAGATGTTCGACGCCCGCAACATGATGACAGCATGCGACCCGAGGCGGGGGCGCTACCTCACAGTTGCTGGCATCTTCCGCGGCCGCATGTCCACCAAACAGGTAGACGAACAGATGCTTGCaatgcagcagaaaaacagcaactaCTTTGTGGACTGGATCCCCCATAATGTCAAGGTTGCTGTGTGCGACATCCCACCCCGAGGCCTCAAAATGGCCTCCACCTTCATCGGCAACAACACAGCCATTCAGGAGATATTCCGTCGTGTGGGTGAGCAGTTCTCCCTGATGTTCAGACGGAAGGCTTTCCTCCACTGGTACACAGGGGAAGGCATGGATGAAATGGAGTTCACCGAAGCAGAGGGCAACCTCAATGACCTGGTGTCAGAGTACCAGCAGTACCAAGATGCCACAGCTGATATAGATTGggaagcagaggaagaagaagaggagggaccCTCATCAAGAGGATCAACAAAGGTTCAGTCTCAGATGGAAGTTACACTGGAAACAGTGACTGAAACGAGCAAAGAAACTGTAGATGAGTAG